Genomic segment of Macellibacteroides fermentans:
TCTCTTCCGGGGGTTGTGTTATATGCTGGAACAGCCTCCAGGGTAAGGTAATCTGCAGGAGTAAGTTTATCTCCATTTTTCATGACAGATCCTTTATCCAGAATTTTAACAGAAGACTCGTTGGCTATCAACACCGTACCCTCCTTCACTGTCTGATCAACCGCTTTTTTATCCAGATGATCACCGTGTTCGTGGGTGATAAGAAGTATGTCGGCCTTAGGTAGTTTTGAATAATCGGCATAAGATGATACCGGATCAATTTGAATTACAGCATCCCTGTAGGTCAGCATAAGAGTTCCGTGCTTAATAAAGTGAATTGACAACTCATACCCCTCTTTAGTCTTGAAAGAGTCCTTCTCGAATGGAGATGCCTGAATCCATGTTACACATAAAAGGCAACAAAGCAGCATATAAATTTTCCCACACATAATAACAGACATTTGGTTTGTATATAACTAGAGAGACTTTCCAACAAAGATATATAATTAACCATTAATTATACAAAAGAATCAAGAAAAACCTCAAATAATTAAATACTTTTGTATATATTACCGGTCAAAATGTAATTATTTTAAGTTTATTAATCAACTGTAATATGGAAAGATTGTTCAACATCAGTCCGTTTTCTGCCAGTCTGGAGAAGCAATTACCCGACTTTTTATCTGAGCCGCACGCTCACGACATGGAAGAGCTTGTAATCTGCCTGCAGGGAAAGATTGAACATTTTATAAATTTTAAATCCACCATCTACAACGCACCGCTTATCAGCTACGTAACCAAAGGGAAAAGTCACCGTATTACATTTTTGCACGACAACGAGTTAAATTATCCGCAAGGTTGGATCTTCCGCTTTAAAAGCGAATTTATTCCGGAATCGCGCTTCCAGCTGTATGCCGGTTACCACGAATATGCCACCATTGAGCTGGCCGAAAACAAACACTTCACTCAAATAATTAAACTTTGTGAAATCATGTACGAAATTGCAAGTCAGGAAGTACCGGACTATGCCATACTTCGCAGCCTGCTTAGCTCACTCTTTATCATGATTGAGTCCGAACGGAAGAAATCTGCCTCAATGAAAATGGACCAGCCCTGTTCGCAGCATATCACATTCCGTACATTTCTGCAGATTCTAGAAGATAATTTCCGTCGGGATGTAAATGTTGACTTCTACGCAGAAAAATTAAACATGTCGTCGCGCAATCTTAATATTATATGTCAGAATATCCTTCAAAAAAGTGTATCCGAAATAATCGAGACCCGAAAGCTTACAGAAGCAAAAGAGCTATTGATGAATAGTGAAAAAACGATTGCAGAGATTGGCTTCGAGCTAGGTTATAATGAGAAATCCTATTTCTCGAATGTATTCAAAAAGAAGGCCGGAGTAACGCCCAGCGAGTTCAGAAATGAAATGAGCAAGCTTATTTCCTGAATTTACAACACATTTTCCGAAAACTATTACCCACCCCCCTGTTAAATAGCCGAACTTTGCAGCATCAAATAAATTAAAAACCAAAAAGAAGTAAAATGAAAGCTTATTATTTATTAGCAGCAGTGGCTCTGTTTATCGCCACATCATGTTCAAGCAAGTCGGGTAACAAAGTGGATGCATCAGATGCAAAAGAAGCAACGGCAAATGTTGGCAGTCAAAAATTAGTTGTAGATACATTAGCCTCGACAGTGGCCTGGAAAGGTTACAAACCCGGAGGAAGTCATCACGGAACATTAGGCATCAAACAAGGAGAATTATCGGTTGAAAACGGCGAACTGGTATCCGGAACATTTACCCTTGACATGAATAAGATTTTATGTGAAGACCTGACCGATGCAAAGATGAACGAACAACTGGTAGGTCACCTTAAGAGTGCTGATTTCTTTGATGTTGCTAAATATCCAGAGGGTAAGTTTACGATTACAACAGTTGAAAAACTAAATGACGGTGTCAATTCTCATAGAATCAGTGGCAATCTTGAATTAAAAGGTGTATCAAAAAACATCACTTTCGATGCGAATGTTACCAACGAAGGTACAAGCTACAAGGCTACCACGGCTACTTTTACAATTGACCGTACCCAATGGGGCGTTAATTACGGATCCAAAAATATCTTTAAAGATCTGAAAGATTCATTCATCAATGATGATATGGAAGTTACCATTACAATAGTCGCTAATGCCGAATAATTTTCGAACCAGCGCAGAATTAAGAAACTGCAAAACAGAACAATCATGATTACGCTTGATAGTTTACAATCGGATTTCAATAAAATAAAAAGCACAGAGCAAATGCCTGTGCTTTTTATTGGTCACGGTAGCCCGATGAATGCCATAGAACTAAATGAATTTTCTCAACAATGGAGCATTCTGGGGAAGAATCTTCCGCAACCTTCGGCCATCTTGTGTATATCCGCCCACTGGGAGACCAGAGGAACACAGGTAACGGCAATGAAGCGTCCGGACACGATACACGATTTCGGCGGATTTCCTCAGGCACTATTTGATGTAAACTATCCTGCCAACGGCTCTCCGGAACTGGCCGCACAAATTGCTCACGAATTTCAGAATAAAAAAGTAGGACTTAACATGGACTGGGGGATCGATCATGGATGCTGGAGTATTCTGGTGCATCTGTACCCCGAGGCCAACATTCCGGTATTGCAATTAAGTCTGGATTACACCATGGGGGCTGAAGCCCATTTTAAACTGGCTGAGGAATTGGCATTCCTCAGAAACAAAGGCGTATTGATAATCGGGAGCGGCAACATTATCCATAACCTGCGGCAAGTAAGGTTCGGCAGGTCTTTCGGGTTAGAGGATTATGGATACGATTGGGCCATTGAGATGACAGACATCATCAAAAATAAAATTCTTCTGGAAGATTACGATGCCTTGATAAATTACGAAAAACTAAGTAACGCATCCCGGCTGGCAATACCCACAACCGATCATTACTATCCGCTGCTTTACGCATTGGCATTGCGTGGAAACAAAGATAATGTGACATTCTTCAACGATAAGATACTAGGCGGATCTATCGGCATGACCTCTCTTTTGATTGATTCGCAGCAGTAAAACAACCTATTTGTTCCCTATTGCGCATTCTGGTGACACCAGGATGCGCAATAGGGAACATTAAAAATATAGCTCCTTTGGTTGGATAAAATTCTAAGGTACTTTCTACTTCAAAACTCATTAGAAATGATTCAAAAAGTATATACTTTTTGGTTAAAAAGTACCGACAATTTTTCCCTTAAGTATAATTTATTTTTGACTTAAGTAAAATAAAAATTTCACTTAAGGGAAAAATAAACTTCCCTTAAGTGAAAATTATTGGCTCCACATCGCCTTGACTTTTACTAAATTAAGTAGACACTTTTTGATTCTTTAAACTGAGAAACCAGACATATCAGAGATGATTCTACTGAAAGTCTAGACACTTTCACAAAATCCATCCTAAAGGACCCGACTTATGAGGGATTAGCAACAGCAGATCGCTTTTGTTTACGTCTGTCCAACTCCCGTTCTATCATCCGAAGTTCTCTACCAGTCTGTCCGGCCATAGAGGTATTTTCCTCTGCACGACGTATCAGGTAGGGCAACACTTTTTTTACAGGAGCATAAGGCACATACTTGGCTACACAGTAACCGGCATTGGCCAGGTTAAACGAAATATTATCGCTCATTCCATACAGCTGGGCAAAAAAGATACGTGTATCGTTTGGTTGTATCCCCTTTTTAGCCATCAGCTCGGCCAGATATAAATTACTGTATTCATTGTGCGTACCGCTAAACAGTTCCATACAATCGATATGGTCCACAACAAAAGCAAGACCTGCGTTGTAGTTATCGTCGGTAGCCTGCTTGTCTTTGCAGATTGGATCCGGATATCCCATCTCGCTGGCCCTGGCTCGTTCGGCTTCCATGTAGGCACCGCGTACAAATTTAATTCCGGCTATGTAATTATATTTCCGGCTGTCGTCCCATATCTTCTGCAAATAGGGCATCCGATCGTGACGATACATCTGCAATGTAGCAAATACAATGGCGCGTTTGCTATTAAACAAACGCATCGCCTCTTCCGTTAGCCGGTCGATAGCATCCTGAAAACAATAATCTTCGGCATCCACCAGAATACGTACATCGTTTTTGTAAGCACGTTCGCATAAAGACATAAAGCGTTTCCTGAATCTGGCAAACTCTTTCGCCTCAGCAGCCGTAAGAGTCTCCGGCTTTTCGGAAGCTTTGGCAAGAAGTTCATCAGTAACCATAGCCGAAGGTTTAAAAACCGTATAGGCGATGGTAGGATTGTTCCGGGCAAAATCGATGGAACGAAGTGTCTCTTCGTAACTATACCGGATATCCTGTTCACTTTGTCCGCCCTCGGCAGAATAATCCAGAATAGATTTTACATTGAACTTTTGGAGCTGCTCCATAGAGCGTGTACAGTCTTTCAGGGTTTCTCCCCCCACAAACTGTTTGAACAAGGTAGGCTTTACTGCCCAGGCCACCGGGAAATTGATTCCCAGGGCCAGTTGAGCAAGACCTTTGCCACACTTTACAATAAACGGTTGTTTTATGGCACGAAACAAGCAGTCGGCATTCCGTAAATCGGCATCCGATTTATGCGAAAAGGCAATTTCAGTATTAGAAAAGTCAAGCATGTTATTAGATTTTAAGATCGGTCGTTTTTATTTTTCGCCAAGAAACGGATAACCGTAATGCGTTGGCGAAACATAGGTCTCCTTGATGGTACGCGGGTTGGTCCACCGAACCAGGTTCAATGGTCCGCCGGCTTTGTCGTTTGTACCCGAAGCTCTTGATCCCCCAAACGGTTGTTGTGCAATTACTGCACCTGTAGGTTTGTCGTTTATATAGAAATTGCCTGCAGAATAACGGAGCAATTTAAAGGCTTTATCGATTGCGTAGCGGTCGCGGGCAAAGATAGATCCGGTAAGGCCGTACGGTGAAGTTCTGTCGCAGAGCGCCAAAGTCTCCTCGTATTGACTTTCATCGTAAACATAGATAGTGATAACCGGACCAAAAATCTCTTCCGTCATTGTTTTAAAGGTAGGATCGGTTGTTACAATCACAGTAGGTTCGATGTAATATCCTTCGGTTTTATCTCCGTTACCTCCAAAAAGAACGGTGGCATCGGGCGATTGTTTGGCGTAGTTGATGTAATCCATGATATTGTCGAAAGAGGCCTCGTCGATAACCGCATTTACAAAGTTGGTGAAATCGGTTACATCTCCCATCCGGATGGATTGAAGCATCGCACCTACCCGCTCTTTCACGTTTGCCCATAGGCAAGAAGGAATATAGGCACGCGACGCTGCAGAACATTTCTGTCCCTGATATTCGAAAGCACCGCGCACAATGGCTGTTGCCACATCTTCGGCGGGGGCGGAAGCATGTACAAAGATAAAGTTCTTTCCTCCGGTTTCGCCTACAATGCGGGGATAAGATTTATAGGTTCCAAGATTCTCTCCGATAGCACGCCAAAGGGTGTTGAAGGTTCCGGTAGAGCCGGTAAAGTGGAATCCGGCTAAATCGGGACTCTGGGTTACAACCTTCCCTATTACGCTACCCTGACCGGGAATAAAATTTACCACACCGTCGGGTAATCCGGCTTCGTGGAAGATTTTCATCAAAATATAGTTGGAATATATGGCGGTTGTAGATGGTTTCCAGACCGCGGTATTACCCATCATGGCCGGAGCCAGGTTGAGGTTGGAGGCTATAGAGGTAAAATTGAACGGAGTGAGCGTGAAAACAAAACCTTCGAGGGCCCGGTATTCCATACGGTTAAGAATACCTGTATCCGAGTAAGGCTGATCGGCATAAATCTGTCCGGCATAGAAAGCGCTGAATCGTAAAAAATCGATCAGCTCGCAAGGTGCATCGATCTCGGCCTGCATCGGATTTTTACTTTGGCCCAACATCACCGAGGCATTCACGGCGTACCGGTACTTGGTAGAAATAAGTTCGGCAATGCGCATCATAACCGAAGCTCTCTCCACCCAGGGCAGATCCGACCATTCCTTCTGCGCTTTTACGGCTGCATCGATAGCCATTTGCACCTCTTTAGGACCGGCTTTATGATACGTAGCCAATACATGTTTATGATTATGAGGCATCACCACCTTGCCGGTATCTCCGGTCCGGATCTCTTTACCTCCGATGATAAGGGGAATGTCCCATTGTTCGGATGAAAGCTGACCGAGCATCTGTTTCAGGGCAATTTTTTCGGCTGTGCCGGGAGCATAACTTTTTACAGGTTCATTGATCGGTTTGGCAAATCTGAAAATAGCATTATCCATTGTAAAAGATTTTTTGAGGTTACATAATGTCGTAAACTTAGCAAAATAATCTGAAACACAATGGAGATGGCATCTAAAAAAAATCGTCCGAAGGGAATATTTCTGCATTACCACTCCGGACGATCTTATCCTTAATTAAACTCTTTTCTGAGTTGTTCCACCCAATCCTTTATACGTTGATGGGTTTGACTGGACTGATTCTCTATATCAATGGCCAATCCGAGGAATTGTCCGTCCCTCAACGCCCGCGACTGTTCAAAAAGATATCCTTCGGTGGATGTTTTTCCTACCAGTGTAGCTCCGGAAGAAACCATAAAATCTGCCAGAATACCAATCCCATCCACAAAGTTTTCGGGATAATTTACCTGATCTCCCAGTCCGAATACGGCAACTTTCTTCCCCTTCAATACCAGCGAATCAAGTTCGGGCACCAGTTCATCCCAGTAGGAAGGCAATTCGCCGTCGAACCAGGTGGCAGCTCCCACAATCAGGTTGTCGTATTGCTCGAACTCCTTTCCGGCGGCACTTTCAACAGATACCACATCGATCTCCGCATCTCCGAATGCCTCTTTAATCTCTTTGGCAACCAAAGCGGTCTTAACCGTATTGGTTCCATAAAACATTCCTATTTTCTTCATAATCTATCTTTTGTAGTCATTAATTACTTGTTGAACAAATATACTCAATGCTCTCAATAAGCCAGCAGATCGCTGGCAGCCTTGTATATACGGTCAGCATCGGGCAAAATTGCCTTTTCGAGAACAGGATGGAAACCAACCGGAGTAAAGACGGATCCAACGCGTTGAATCGGGGCATCCAGGTGTTGGAATAATTCGGTTCCGATGGTAGCAGCCAGCTCAGCTCCAAAGCCTGAGAAGACTTTATCTTCGTGAACGATCAGCACTTTGCTGGTT
This window contains:
- a CDS encoding MBL fold metallo-hydrolase; the protein is MLLCCLLCVTWIQASPFEKDSFKTKEGYELSIHFIKHGTLMLTYRDAVIQIDPVSSYADYSKLPKADILLITHEHGDHLDKKAVDQTVKEGTVLIANESSVKILDKGSVMKNGDKLTPADYLTLEAVPAYNTTPGREMYHPKHRDNGYILTLGGMRIYVAGDTEDIPEMATLGDIDIAFIPVNQPYTMTIEQAVNAARMINPRILYPYHYGDTDVTQLKKRLASDKSIDVRIKQLQ
- a CDS encoding helix-turn-helix domain-containing protein, with translation MERLFNISPFSASLEKQLPDFLSEPHAHDMEELVICLQGKIEHFINFKSTIYNAPLISYVTKGKSHRITFLHDNELNYPQGWIFRFKSEFIPESRFQLYAGYHEYATIELAENKHFTQIIKLCEIMYEIASQEVPDYAILRSLLSSLFIMIESERKKSASMKMDQPCSQHITFRTFLQILEDNFRRDVNVDFYAEKLNMSSRNLNIICQNILQKSVSEIIETRKLTEAKELLMNSEKTIAEIGFELGYNEKSYFSNVFKKKAGVTPSEFRNEMSKLIS
- a CDS encoding YceI family protein, which encodes MKAYYLLAAVALFIATSCSSKSGNKVDASDAKEATANVGSQKLVVDTLASTVAWKGYKPGGSHHGTLGIKQGELSVENGELVSGTFTLDMNKILCEDLTDAKMNEQLVGHLKSADFFDVAKYPEGKFTITTVEKLNDGVNSHRISGNLELKGVSKNITFDANVTNEGTSYKATTATFTIDRTQWGVNYGSKNIFKDLKDSFINDDMEVTITIVANAE
- the ygiD gene encoding 4,5-DOPA-extradiol-dioxygenase, with the protein product MITLDSLQSDFNKIKSTEQMPVLFIGHGSPMNAIELNEFSQQWSILGKNLPQPSAILCISAHWETRGTQVTAMKRPDTIHDFGGFPQALFDVNYPANGSPELAAQIAHEFQNKKVGLNMDWGIDHGCWSILVHLYPEANIPVLQLSLDYTMGAEAHFKLAEELAFLRNKGVLIIGSGNIIHNLRQVRFGRSFGLEDYGYDWAIEMTDIIKNKILLEDYDALINYEKLSNASRLAIPTTDHYYPLLYALALRGNKDNVTFFNDKILGGSIGMTSLLIDSQQ
- a CDS encoding proline dehydrogenase family protein, which produces MLDFSNTEIAFSHKSDADLRNADCLFRAIKQPFIVKCGKGLAQLALGINFPVAWAVKPTLFKQFVGGETLKDCTRSMEQLQKFNVKSILDYSAEGGQSEQDIRYSYEETLRSIDFARNNPTIAYTVFKPSAMVTDELLAKASEKPETLTAAEAKEFARFRKRFMSLCERAYKNDVRILVDAEDYCFQDAIDRLTEEAMRLFNSKRAIVFATLQMYRHDRMPYLQKIWDDSRKYNYIAGIKFVRGAYMEAERARASEMGYPDPICKDKQATDDNYNAGLAFVVDHIDCMELFSGTHNEYSNLYLAELMAKKGIQPNDTRIFFAQLYGMSDNISFNLANAGYCVAKYVPYAPVKKVLPYLIRRAEENTSMAGQTGRELRMIERELDRRKQKRSAVANPS
- the pruA gene encoding L-glutamate gamma-semialdehyde dehydrogenase — encoded protein: MDNAIFRFAKPINEPVKSYAPGTAEKIALKQMLGQLSSEQWDIPLIIGGKEIRTGDTGKVVMPHNHKHVLATYHKAGPKEVQMAIDAAVKAQKEWSDLPWVERASVMMRIAELISTKYRYAVNASVMLGQSKNPMQAEIDAPCELIDFLRFSAFYAGQIYADQPYSDTGILNRMEYRALEGFVFTLTPFNFTSIASNLNLAPAMMGNTAVWKPSTTAIYSNYILMKIFHEAGLPDGVVNFIPGQGSVIGKVVTQSPDLAGFHFTGSTGTFNTLWRAIGENLGTYKSYPRIVGETGGKNFIFVHASAPAEDVATAIVRGAFEYQGQKCSAASRAYIPSCLWANVKERVGAMLQSIRMGDVTDFTNFVNAVIDEASFDNIMDYINYAKQSPDATVLFGGNGDKTEGYYIEPTVIVTTDPTFKTMTEEIFGPVITIYVYDESQYEETLALCDRTSPYGLTGSIFARDRYAIDKAFKLLRYSAGNFYINDKPTGAVIAQQPFGGSRASGTNDKAGGPLNLVRWTNPRTIKETYVSPTHYGYPFLGEK
- a CDS encoding flavodoxin, encoding MKKIGMFYGTNTVKTALVAKEIKEAFGDAEIDVVSVESAAGKEFEQYDNLIVGAATWFDGELPSYWDELVPELDSLVLKGKKVAVFGLGDQVNYPENFVDGIGILADFMVSSGATLVGKTSTEGYLFEQSRALRDGQFLGLAIDIENQSSQTHQRIKDWVEQLRKEFN